The following is a genomic window from Pirellulales bacterium.
CCTGGCATGGCGTCCATTCCGAACGTGCCAACCCCACCGCGCCGGCGGGAAGATCGAACACGTCTCCGTGCCAATGGAGCGGAACAAAACGCTGCGGCATGCCGTGCCACAGGGGGTCATCGACGCTGGCGGGCAATAGCTCAACGCTTTTCCAACCGATCTCCTGGTATCCACTGGCGCGAACAGTCGCTCCCATTGCCGCCGCGAGCAATTGGCTGCCCAGGCAAATGCCTAGTACCGGGACTTCGGCCACACAGGCGCCAGCCAGCAGATGCAACTCCTCGCGAAGGTGCGGGTAGCGATCGGTTTCGTGCGTGCTCATCGGGCCCCCCATCACGACGATACCGCTCGTTTCCGACGCGCTCGCGGGTATCGTATCGCCGAGAAAGGTCCGTATGAAGGTGAGATTCAATCCCGCCTCACGCAAGACGTCTTCGATCGTTCCTGCCGTTTCGCAGGCGATGTGCTGAATCACGACGACGGGGTTCATCGCGGTCCTTCTCAGTCGCTGATCGGAATCGCGGTGAGGGTACCTGCGCGCATGTCCGGCAGCAACAGGCGGCCGGCGGGATCGAAGGCGATATCGGCGGCCGCTTTGTACCCTTCGGTAAAGAGCTGGGGCTCCGCTTCGGCCGTATCGCGGCGAAACACGCGGCCCCCGCGCCAGTCGCTGATGTAGAGTCGCCCCTTCGCGTCCCAGGCCAGTCCATCGGCGCCCCCCAGATCGGACGCGATCTCCACGCCTTTGCCGGTCGCCAACTCCACGCGATAGAGCTTGCCCGCGGTGATGTCCGCCACCAGCAGATGCTCTTTGCCGTCGAGAAGCACGCCGTTGGCCCCTTTCAGTTCGGGCAAGGTTTTCGTATCCGCGACGACCGTGATTTCGCCCGCCGGCGCAATGCGAAACACCGCGCTCTGCGACGTGAAAGCGCCCGTGTCCGAGACATACACCTCGCCGTCGGGGCCCACTTCGATGTCGTTAAAGAAACGCGGCTTGACCGGAAATTGATCGGCCTCGGCCAAGACGCTCACTTCCCCCTGCGGACCGACGAGCCACACCTTGGTCTTGTCCGCCACGACCAGATCGTTGCCGCGCCGGGCGATCCCCTTCGGATCGTTGAGCCCCTCGGCGAACGTCTTGATCTCGTTGCCTTCGAGCACGCCCACGCGACCATCGCCGTCGGCGTTCGACTTGCCGATGATCGTCACGTAGATCCTTCCATCGCCGCCGACCACGGCCGACTCCGGATTCTCGAGCCCCGAGGCGAGCAGCGTCGCTTCGTCGGCCCGCGCCGCAGGCATGACGGTAAGGACGGTCAATATCAACGCGACCAGCGCCGTGGCCGGCCAACGTAGGGTTGCCAGGAAGATCAGCATTCGGCTCATCGCAGACTCCGAGTTTTCGAGAAAAAAAGTATCGTCCGGGACGATTGCTTTCGCACGTGATATTCGCTCAGATATAACGATCTCGCCGGGGGGCCACAACAGGGCGCCCCGCTTTTTCGCCACGCACCGCCGCCACGACTCACCCACGCACAAGGAACCGCACATGGCCATGATGACCATGCCTGCCTCGGCGCCTCCCGCGATCCGCCAGACGAAGCTGCTGATTAACAACGAATGGGTCGACGCCTCGGACGGCGGCCGCCTCGCGGCGATCAACCCCGCGACGGGCGAAACCATTGCCAAGGTAGCCTCCGGAACGGCCGCCGACATCGATCGCGCCGTGAAGGCGGCACGCGCGGCACTCGAGTCTGGCCCGTGGGGCAACACCGATGCCGTCGATCGCGGTCGACTCTTGTTTCGCCTGGCAGATCTCGTCGACCAACACGCCAAAGAACTGGCGGCGCTCGAATCGCTCAACTCGGGCAAGACCATCAGCGATGCGAAGGGAGACATGGCCGGCGTCGCCGCCACGCTCCGCTACTACGCCGGCTGGGCCGACAAGATCGAAGGGCGCACGGTGCCGGTCCGTGGCAACTTTCTGTCCTACACGCTGCGCCAGCCCGTGGGCGTCGTCGGTCAGATCATCCCGTGGAATTTCCCGCTCCTGATGCTGGCGTGGAAGTGGGGACCCGCGCTCGCCTGCGGCAATACGATCGTGATGAAGCCTGCCGAGCAGACCCCCCTCACGGCGCTGCGTCTGGGCGAACTGGCCATCGAAGCGGGCTTCCCGGCGGGAGTCGTCAACCTGGTCAACGGCTTTGGCGAGACGGCCGGCGCGGCGCTCGTCGCGCATCCGGAGGTCGATAAGATCGCCTTCACCGGGCATGTCGACACCGCCAAGATCATCCAGAAGTCGGCGGCCAACACGCTCAAGCGCGTCACCTGCGAACTCGGCGGGAAGAGCCCGAATGTGATCTTCGCCGATGCCGATCTCGACGAGGCCGTGGCGGGGGCGTTCCACGCCATCTACTTCCACGGCGGACAGTGCTGCACGGCGGGAAGCCGCTTGTTCGTCGAAGAGAAGATTCACGCCGAGTTCGTCGAGCGTCTCGCCGCGAAGGCCAAGCAGCGCAAGCTCGGCGATCCGCTCGACCCCGCTACCGAACAGGGCCCGCAGGTCTCGCAGGAGCAACTGGACAAGATCCTAGGCTACGTCGAGCAAGGGCAGCAGCAGGGGGCTCGGCTCGTCGTCGGTGGGCAGCGGCGTGGCGAGCGGGGCTTCTTTGTCGAGCCGACCCTCTTCGACCACGTGTCGGACGACATGACGATCGCGCGCGACGAGATCTTCGGCCCCGTGGTCAGCGTGCTGCCGTTCCGCGGCGTCGAGGAAGTGATCGAGCGCGCGAACAACACCACTTACGGTCTCGCCGCGGCCATCTGGACGCAGGACATCGACAAGGCACACCTCTACGCCAAGCGCGTCAAGGCCGGTACCGTGTGGGTCAACTGCTACCACGTCGTCGACACGACCACGCCCTTTGGCGGGTTCAAGATGTCGGGCAATGGCCGCGAGAATGGCGAGGCCGCGCTCGAACACTACACCGAACTGAAAACCGTCACGGTCAAGCTCAAGGGGTAAGCCCGTGCTCCAGCAGCGGCAGGCCCTGGTGTTCGAATTCCTCGGCGGACCACGCGACGGCGAGCGTCTGCGTGGCCACATCGATGACGACACGATGACCGAAGCCTGGACCCTGTATCGCCACACCGACGGCGCCGCCCTGGGGCGCCACTTCTGGTGTGCCTGCGAATACAGTGTCCGCGCCCTGCGCACGTTACCCTGGCAGGTGATCGAGCAACTCGAAGACGAAGGCTATCGCTTTCGCGGCCACATTTACGAGATCTTTCTTCGTTGGGACCGCGAGGGTTACGTGCTGATCCGGGCGCGCCACGTAGGCTCTTCCGAGTAAGCACGGCACGAGCTGACGAAAACTTCATCCCCCCCTCTACGTGGCGGAACGGTAGAGATCGAGGCCGCGGGCGGCTATCCTGTGGAGGATACTGCCCACCTGTCTCGCGGCGCGGCCCAGGGACCGCGCTCGCCCGCCCCGTAGGAAGGTACGTCATGCTCAGTCTCAGTCGCCGTTCGCTGCTCCAGGCCGGTTCCTTGATCCTGGCGAGCCAGTACGCCCGCCCCACCTGGGCGCAAGACGCCGCACAACCGAAGTTCGAGGCGCCCCCGACCTTCGAGCCGATCGCCCTGTTCCTCACCTGGCAGCAGGACCCGACCACGACGATGACGATCCAATGGGTCGGCTCGGCAGAGGACGGCAAAGACCGTCCGATCTGGTACCGCGCCGTGGGAGACAACCTCTGGCAGAGTCAGCAGCACACGGCGCGCCCCTTCCCGCAGAGCGGCCGCTGGATCTTCCGCGCCGAACTCACCGGCCTGCAGCCCGACAAGGACTACATGTTTCGCGTCGGCCTCGACTCGACCGAGCAGCGTTTCCGTACGATGCCGGCCAAGGCAACGAACACGATCCACTTCGTCTCGGGGGGCGACAGCGGCATCGGCGAGCACGCCATCGAAACGAACAAGGTCGCGGCGCGGCAATCCCCCATGTTCGTCGTGCTGGGGGGGGATCTCGCCTACGAGAACTCGCGCAACCCGGGCGTGTTCCTGCAGTTTCTGAAGAACTATTCGCGCGACGTGCGCGATGCCGAGGGGCGGTTGATTCCGCTCCTGGCCTGCCTCGGCAACCACGAGGTCGACGGCGGCTACAACAAGCCGCGCGAAAAGGCGGCCTTCTTCTATTCCGTGTTCGATGGCCTGTTCAAGGACACCGGCTACGCGAGCCTCGATTTCGGCGACTACATGTCGCTCATCCTGCTCGACACGAATCACACCTCGCCCATTGCCGGCGACCAGACCGACTGGCTGGAAAAAACGCTGAAAGAGCGCGAAGACTGCCCGACGGTGTTCGTCTTCAATCACGTGCCGGCCTATCCGTCGCACCGTACGTTCGACGAAACGGGGGAGGATGGCGACTCGGGCTATGCCAACCGCAAGTACTGGTGTCCGCTGTTCGAGCGGTACAACGTCGACGCGGTGTTCGAGCACCACGATCACACCTTCAAGCGCACGCACCCGATGCTTGATGGCCTCAAGGATCCGAACGGCATCGTCTACCTGGGCGATGGCTCGTGGGGCAAGATTCGCCGTCCCGCGCCGCTCGAATCGCGTCCCTACCTGGCCGCGGCCGACGAGGCCTACCACCTCTCGGTGCATCGCATCGAGGGAGAAGATCGCCACCACGTCGCCCTGACCGACACGGGCCGCGTGGTCGATGTCTGCTCGACCCGCAAGCGCCCCCGCCTGGGGGGCTGAGCGAGAATCGCCCACGGTGCGCACACCAACGGCGCGACCGCGCGCGTAGGTCAGGTACTCCGTACCTGACAGAATTTTGCCTGCCGTACCTGGTTACGAGAAATCGCCGCGCAGACGCTGATCGGAGAGGGCCGATTCGCTCTGAGCGATCTGCCGCACGTCGTCGCGGGCGCGGAAGAAGGCCGCGATGACGTCGGCATCCCATTGCTTGCCGGCGCCGTCGCGCAGGATGCCGTCGAGCTTCTCCTCGTCCATCCCCTTGCGGTACACGCGGTCGCTGCTCATGGCGTCGAACGCATCGGCCACAGCCACGATGCGCGCCAGGAAGGGGATGTTCTCGCCCGTGAGTTGGTGCGGATAGCCGCGGCCGTCCCACGATTCGTGGTGATGGCGCACGATCGGCAACACGTGGCTCAATTGCTTCAGGTCGATGAGAATGTGGTAGCCGATCTCGACGTGCGTCTTGATGTGCGCGAACTCGGCCTCGGTCAGCTTGCCCGGCTTGCGAAGCACGTTGTCGTCGATGCCGATCTTGCCCACGTCGTGCAGCAGACCGCCGAGGTAAATCGTCTTGAGCGTGTCGAGATCGAGCCCCATCTCCTGGGCCAGCCGCACCGAGATTCTCGCCACGCGATCGCTATGGCCGCAGGTGTAGGGGTCCTTGGCGTCGATGGCCGAGGTCAACGCCCGGACCACCCCCGCCAGCAGCTCGGCCTGCTGGCGATAGAGATCGATATTGCTGCTGTGAATGCCGAGGATCGTGCCGACCGAGTTGAGCAGGTTGGCCTCGACCGTGCCGAATTGCTGTCCAGACGTGTGATTGAAGGCGGCCAGCCAACCGAACAACTTTTCCCCTTCGGCCAGGGGCACGACCACCAACTCGCGGATGCTTGGATGGGGCCAGTCGGGTTTCTCCGAAACGGGCGGATTGGCCACCACCGGCACGCTCGTCGCGCCGAGATTCAAATAATCGATCAGGCGCCGCATCCCCTCGAGATCGACCGGGCATTCACCATAGGTCAGCAGCAGTGGCCCCGAGTTCGCTCCCAGCGCCGCTTCCTCGGTTTCGCCCGACGGCAGCAACTCGATCGCCAGGCCACGCGCCGGCAAGACCTCGGCGATCCACTCGAGCGCCAGGCGCGCCAGCACGTCGCGCTTGGCCGAGATCTTCAGGTTTTGAATCAAACGGTAAAGGAGACTGATCTCCTCGTAGGTCGCGGCGATCTGCACCGAGAGTTCGTCCGCCTCACGTTCGAGTCGCAACACGCGCCGCTCGGACTCGAGCTTCGCGAGCAGCATGTGCGCGGTCCGCTCCAGGGCATGGGCCGTCCAGGGACGCTGGCGCGTACACCAGTCGTGCGTTTCCTGAGGAGTGAGCCCAAGCAGCGACACGCCGTGCTGGTGCTCGACGTCGTCGAGTTCGCCCGTCACGAAGGCAGCCGCGGCCACGATCGTGCCCCGGTCCTCGAACGGAATCGGAATCGCCAGCAGCATGACTGGCGGTTCTTCCTGCAGAAACTCGATGCGGCCACGACGCGCCACCGCGCGACAGAGCTCTTCACGCAGCCCCATGTCCCCCACCGGCTGGTCGTCTCCCGCAACGACGAGTTCGCCTGTCTCGCCGTCGAAGAGCTGGAAGCCGATTCCAAACGCATCGCGCAGCGCCCGGGCGGCGTGACGCAGCGTAGAGGGCAACGGGCGTTCGGTACCGCTGGCACTCGTGCCATTCGCGATCGTCGTGATGCCAAAACTCGTCATCGACACTCGGCCCAAGGGGTGACTGTAGCCCAGATGCCTTCGTTCCGATGGAAGCTTAGGTTACGAGCGATCCGTGGGCAAAACGTGATCGGTACAGGAGTTTCGTCCAGCCGCAAGCTGGAAATTCGCGTGCGGAACGTAGCGATCGCGACAGGTGCGACCGGTCCGGACGAGGGGGGGACTGGCAGCCCAAAAACCAGCCCCTAGCTGGTCTCGCGATTGCGATACCGGGCACTAACGCGGTCGAGCAGGGCCTTGTCTTCCGGCGAGATGCCGTTGGGCCCCAGTTCGTGCAGCCGCGCGAGGACTTCGTCTACCCGGCGATCCTCTTCTTCTTCCTGCTGACGCTGGCGTTCGAGCTTGGCGATGCGGCGACGCTCGAACCACTGCTTCATGGCGCTGGGGCCACCGCTGCGCGTGGGCTCGAACGAGCGTTCCAGGCTCGTGTACCCCTGCGAGAAGTCGTAGCCGAAGGCGGCATCCTCGCGGTCCCCCTCGCGCAGACGGTCGGCGTCTTGCTGGGCGCTGAAAAAGAGAAACACCCCCAAAAGCGACATGGGAACCCAGGCGTGTTCGAACGCGACGCCCGATTCCTCGGGCCGCGTGCTGATAAACCACCCAGCCAGGCAGAGCACTACACCGGTAATACGAGCCGCCCAGGCGACCTGCATGGCGGCGTGGCGATAGCCCACGAAAGGCCACAACGCCGAGCGCATCACGCGCCCCCCGTCGAGCGGCGTGGCTGGCAAAAGCAGATTCACCAGGAACAACATCCAGTTGATCCAGAAGGCCAGGCCGGCCGTCAGTTGCCAGGTGATGGCGCCGTCGGCCGACACCGGCGGACGCAACGGATCGAAGCTCAGCACGCCCCCCGTCTCGACCGCGGCGCCCCCCCAGATGACCAGGGGGGGGAGGATCAAGACGCAGGCAAAGAGATTGGCCAGCGGCCCGGCAAACGAGGTCACCAACTCGGCCCGCGGCTCGTGGGGCACGGTAGCCTGCGTCAGCCCGCCGAAGGGCCACAAGACGATCTGCTCGACGCGCCCCCCCATGCGCACCGCCGCCACGCTGTGCCCCAGTTCGTGCAGCAGCACGCTGGCAAACAGGAGCCCGATGACGATCGCCCCGAACGCGGGCGAAAAGTCGAACTGCGGATTGAGCGCTAAAACCGCAAAGACCAGAAAGAAGAAGTGGATCCGGACTGGCACGCCGGCCCAGCGTCCGAGCGAAACATTCCATCCAAGCAGATCGCGCATGGCCTAAAGAGACCGCGAGAAGGAGTGTACCGCCGCCAACGGTGAGATTGCCGCACGACGCGCCGGAGGGGTTCCCTCGCGCCGCGGGCTTTCCAAGGCGGCCGTAGGAGCAAGTCTCCGATAAGCTGTATTCTAGCGTCGCCCGAAAATCGAGGCAATCGACGGAGAGTCGCCATGCAAGTACCACCCCCCGAACTCCTGCTGCAAGCACAACGCTTTCGCGTCGAACGCCATGCTGGCATCAGCCCCACCGGCAAATTGCACGTCCGTGAAACGGTGCGGCATCCCGGCGCCGTGACGATCGTGCCCCTGTTCGACGACGGTCGGATTTGCCTGATCCGCAATTTCCGGCTTTCGGTCGGCACGACGCTCGTCGAGCTGCCCGCCGGAACGCTCGAGCCGGGGGAGCCGCCGCTCGAAACGGCGCACCGCGAACTGCGGGAGGAAACCGGCTATCGCGCCAACTCGATCGAGGCCGTCGGCGAATTCTGGATGTCTCCCGGCATCCTCGACGAACGGATGTACCTCTACGTCGCCCGCGGCCTGACGGCGGGCAAAACGCACCTCGACGCCACCGAAGAGATCGAGACCCTCGTCACCGATTGGAACGAGGCGCTCGCCATGATCGATCGTGGCGAGATCCAGGATGCCAAAAGCATCGCCGGGCTGTTACAGGTCGATCGGCTCCTGCGCGCGGGACGCTGACGCGCAAAAAATGAGCGTCGCGTGATGGCGCTTCGCACGGGGCGAAGGCGACGACGCGACGCTCACAGCAGCATCGAATTGTCACAAGCAGCGGAATTGCCCTGGTGCTTTGCTATTCTTCGGCCTATGAGCCGAAGCCCTGTGCGTTCAGGTCGGCTTCAATTCCGCCCCACAGGCCGCCGGTTTGCGAGCCGACGACCCCAATCGAGGCCAGAATCGCCAACAGAATCAGTGCCAACATCACGGCATATTCAACTGCGGTGGCAGCATCTTCGCCTCGCAAGAGGCGGATTAGAAACCATCGCATCGGACCACCTACGCCAGGCTCGAACGCCCGACTTTTGAGAGATGAGAAAAGCGAGGGAACGGCGCGTATCGGAAAGACTCTAACGCAACCCTAGGTCGAAAAGGGGGGGCGGTCAAATCGCGCCGGCAGAGCCCACCCTAGCGCCGCTCGCCCCTGAGATTCGGTAGCGCCAACCCTGCCTCGCGGACCCCTGGTGGATCGGCCGAATGGAGCGGCACCTGCCAGCGAACGATCCGCGACGAGCCCGGGTCCGCCGACGCCGCTCCCGCAAACCCGGCGTCGTTCCGCACCAGGCCGGCCACGTCGAGCTCGGCGTCCGCAAGTGGGATGGCACGCGTGGCCCCCGATCGTAGCCACGCCAGCATCTGAGCCCCCACCCCAAGGACCGATCCCTGACCGGTCCACGAGATGGCCGCCATCAGCGGATCGGGCGCTTCAGGACCCGCGAAGTAAAACACCCCCCCCAACTTCGAGGGAAAGAGCACGCAGTCGGTAGCGTGGACCGTTAATCGACCAGGCAACGGCGGCGCGGACGCCGTATGGCATTCGACGAGCGCCCCTGCCTCGCGCAGCGTCGAGTGATTCATCGAAATCGTGACCGCCTGCTCCACAGAGGGCCAGGCCGGAAGTCGCAACAGGGAGCCCGGGCCCAGGCAAAGCGTGTTCTTCAACTCCAACGAGAGCGATGCCGCCGATCGCTTCTCGATCGCGGCCGTGAGATTCGTGAAGACGCAATCTTCGAACCGCAACACGCCCGTCGGCAGGTCGAGATCCGTGCCCGCGTCGGCGGGCAGCCAGGCGATCGCCGTGGCCAGATGATCGCCACGGAGCGATTGAAACGAGCACTGCACGAAGCTCGTCCGCCAGCACTGCAACGTCAGGGGCGACGCCACGGCCCCCGCTTCACTTCCCGCGTGGCCGTCGATGACAAAGTCGACCCCGGCAAAACGCACATCTTCAACCGCCACGCTCACGCCCGTTGCCGGAATCAAAAGGAGCGGTCGTCGTCCATCGACGCCGCGCACCGTTTGGCCCGGCCGCAGGTCGAGCGCGGCGATTCTCAGCGGTCGATCCGTCGGTAGCAGCAATTCCTTGTCGTTGGCGACGGGCGCGGTGGCCGATGCCGGTACGACGGCGCCGTCATGCGCAGTACCAGACGCGAGCGAAAGCGTCGCCGAGGATGGCGTCGTCGGACGCACATCGAGCGGGGCGAGCGCCGGGGGGTGCGCGAGCTTCTGCAACTTGCCACTCTTTGCGGCCACGTGCGGCGTCGTCACCGCCGTCTTGGCCGAGGTCACCAACGGCCTACCCCAATGCGGCCAGGTCACCACGGCGGCCGTCAACAGGCATCCTGCCAACGCGGCGACGGCGACCGGTGCGTGATCGCTCCAGCGCGTGGCGCCGACCAGCGTGCGCACGCGCACGCGATGCCCCGCGTGGCGTGCCATGCAAGCCGCGACGGAGCCTCGTCCGGTGCGCGTGGGCGGGCCCAGCGAAGTCGCCAGCGCCGCGAACGAATCGGGGCGACGTTGTGGATCGCGCTGCGTGCAGGCCGCGATGGCGACGGCCAACGGTTGCGGCGTGTCGGGCGCAATCCGCGTCACGTCGTCGATCCGCGCCGCATGCGCGGCCTTTACCTTGGCCAGGCCATTGCCTCCGGCCAGGGGCGAACGCCCCGCCAGCAGGTGCCACCAGGCGCAGCCGCAAGCAAAGAGGTCGCTGGCGTTGTTCGGGGGCGTGCCTCGTTCCACGCGCTCGGGCGCGAGACCTTCGTACGCCTCTGGCGCCAGGTCGGTGTGCGCGTAGCCTTCCTCGGGACGGAGGATCGCGCGCAGGCCCGGCAGCATGAGCACCGTGCGTCCCCCCGCGCCCAGCGTGAGTTGCCCGGCGTGTACGTCGGCGTGGCAGACCCCCGCGCGTTCGAGGATCGCCAACTCGGCGACCATCTGTCGCGCCATCTCGAGTACGGCCTCGGGGGGCAGTCGTCCATGTTCGACAAGCCACGCCGCGGCCGTGGGGCCTTCTACCTGGCGACAAGCGACCCAGGCCGTTTCGCCCGTGATACCGCAACGTATCGCGGGGGCGAGATGATCGCTCGCCAATTCTCCCGTGGCGATGACAAGCTTCTCGAGCGCGCGCAGCAACTCTTTGGCGTCGCGGCGCCCCACGGGAAAGACGGCCAATCGCACAACGGCCGAGGTTTCGACCTCGCGGGCAACGTACCACTCCCAGGCTGCCGCCGGAGTGAGTCGCTGGTAGAGCACATAGGGCCCGACGAGAAGTTGTTCGCCACGTCCCGCGTTGATCTCCGCCGCCTGAAAGGGGGTGAGCAATCGCGCCTGCGCCAGGGCGTCGACCCAGACCGACTCGAACAGCGGCAGGTCGCGAGCAAGTCTCGAAACGCGCGCATGCTCGGCGCGCACCTGAGCGGCGGTCGCCAGGTGCAGACGTTCCAATAGCGCAGTTAGTTCCGCGGGAGGCTCGGCGCGCACGCGATCGGTCTCCTCCATGAGGCCGCAAGCAGGCGGAGTGCTATCAGAACGGGCGTAATGTCACAAGGTCAGCCCGACTCGTTTCGATGCTGCCCACGAATCGCACGATCCAAAAAACCTCGCAAATTGCGCAG
Proteins encoded in this region:
- a CDS encoding gamma-glutamyl-gamma-aminobutyrate hydrolase family protein (Members of this family of hydrolases with an active site Cys residue belong to MEROPS family C26.), which gives rise to MNPVVVIQHIACETAGTIEDVLREAGLNLTFIRTFLGDTIPASASETSGIVVMGGPMSTHETDRYPHLREELHLLAGACVAEVPVLGICLGSQLLAAAMGATVRASGYQEIGWKSVELLPASVDDPLWHGMPQRFVPLHWHGDVFDLPAGAVGLARSEWTPCQAFRCGATAYGLLFHLEATLETLREMVVTFDAELKGAGIAGDSILDQAPARLSDLKLIGREVFRRWTELVVRQSRQRVRC
- a CDS encoding SMP-30/gluconolactonase/LRE family protein, with the protein product MSRMLIFLATLRWPATALVALILTVLTVMPAARADEATLLASGLENPESAVVGGDGRIYVTIIGKSNADGDGRVGVLEGNEIKTFAEGLNDPKGIARRGNDLVVADKTKVWLVGPQGEVSVLAEADQFPVKPRFFNDIEVGPDGEVYVSDTGAFTSQSAVFRIAPAGEITVVADTKTLPELKGANGVLLDGKEHLLVADITAGKLYRVELATGKGVEIASDLGGADGLAWDAKGRLYISDWRGGRVFRRDTAEAEPQLFTEGYKAAADIAFDPAGRLLLPDMRAGTLTAIPISD
- a CDS encoding aldehyde dehydrogenase family protein → MAMMTMPASAPPAIRQTKLLINNEWVDASDGGRLAAINPATGETIAKVASGTAADIDRAVKAARAALESGPWGNTDAVDRGRLLFRLADLVDQHAKELAALESLNSGKTISDAKGDMAGVAATLRYYAGWADKIEGRTVPVRGNFLSYTLRQPVGVVGQIIPWNFPLLMLAWKWGPALACGNTIVMKPAEQTPLTALRLGELAIEAGFPAGVVNLVNGFGETAGAALVAHPEVDKIAFTGHVDTAKIIQKSAANTLKRVTCELGGKSPNVIFADADLDEAVAGAFHAIYFHGGQCCTAGSRLFVEEKIHAEFVERLAAKAKQRKLGDPLDPATEQGPQVSQEQLDKILGYVEQGQQQGARLVVGGQRRGERGFFVEPTLFDHVSDDMTIARDEIFGPVVSVLPFRGVEEVIERANNTTYGLAAAIWTQDIDKAHLYAKRVKAGTVWVNCYHVVDTTTPFGGFKMSGNGRENGEAALEHYTELKTVTVKLKG
- a CDS encoding metallophosphoesterase family protein, with the translated sequence MLSLSRRSLLQAGSLILASQYARPTWAQDAAQPKFEAPPTFEPIALFLTWQQDPTTTMTIQWVGSAEDGKDRPIWYRAVGDNLWQSQQHTARPFPQSGRWIFRAELTGLQPDKDYMFRVGLDSTEQRFRTMPAKATNTIHFVSGGDSGIGEHAIETNKVAARQSPMFVVLGGDLAYENSRNPGVFLQFLKNYSRDVRDAEGRLIPLLACLGNHEVDGGYNKPREKAAFFYSVFDGLFKDTGYASLDFGDYMSLILLDTNHTSPIAGDQTDWLEKTLKEREDCPTVFVFNHVPAYPSHRTFDETGEDGDSGYANRKYWCPLFERYNVDAVFEHHDHTFKRTHPMLDGLKDPNGIVYLGDGSWGKIRRPAPLESRPYLAAADEAYHLSVHRIEGEDRHHVALTDTGRVVDVCSTRKRPRLGG
- a CDS encoding HD domain-containing protein — protein: MTSFGITTIANGTSASGTERPLPSTLRHAARALRDAFGIGFQLFDGETGELVVAGDDQPVGDMGLREELCRAVARRGRIEFLQEEPPVMLLAIPIPFEDRGTIVAAAAFVTGELDDVEHQHGVSLLGLTPQETHDWCTRQRPWTAHALERTAHMLLAKLESERRVLRLEREADELSVQIAATYEEISLLYRLIQNLKISAKRDVLARLALEWIAEVLPARGLAIELLPSGETEEAALGANSGPLLLTYGECPVDLEGMRRLIDYLNLGATSVPVVANPPVSEKPDWPHPSIRELVVVPLAEGEKLFGWLAAFNHTSGQQFGTVEANLLNSVGTILGIHSSNIDLYRQQAELLAGVVRALTSAIDAKDPYTCGHSDRVARISVRLAQEMGLDLDTLKTIYLGGLLHDVGKIGIDDNVLRKPGKLTEAEFAHIKTHVEIGYHILIDLKQLSHVLPIVRHHHESWDGRGYPHQLTGENIPFLARIVAVADAFDAMSSDRVYRKGMDEEKLDGILRDGAGKQWDADVIAAFFRARDDVRQIAQSESALSDQRLRGDFS
- a CDS encoding M50 family metallopeptidase; translated protein: MRDLLGWNVSLGRWAGVPVRIHFFFLVFAVLALNPQFDFSPAFGAIVIGLLFASVLLHELGHSVAAVRMGGRVEQIVLWPFGGLTQATVPHEPRAELVTSFAGPLANLFACVLILPPLVIWGGAAVETGGVLSFDPLRPPVSADGAITWQLTAGLAFWINWMLFLVNLLLPATPLDGGRVMRSALWPFVGYRHAAMQVAWAARITGVVLCLAGWFISTRPEESGVAFEHAWVPMSLLGVFLFFSAQQDADRLREGDREDAAFGYDFSQGYTSLERSFEPTRSGGPSAMKQWFERRRIAKLERQRQQEEEEDRRVDEVLARLHELGPNGISPEDKALLDRVSARYRNRETS
- a CDS encoding NUDIX hydrolase, which encodes MQVPPPELLLQAQRFRVERHAGISPTGKLHVRETVRHPGAVTIVPLFDDGRICLIRNFRLSVGTTLVELPAGTLEPGEPPLETAHRELREETGYRANSIEAVGEFWMSPGILDERMYLYVARGLTAGKTHLDATEEIETLVTDWNEALAMIDRGEIQDAKSIAGLLQVDRLLRAGR
- a CDS encoding Flp family type IVb pilin encodes the protein MRWFLIRLLRGEDAATAVEYAVMLALILLAILASIGVVGSQTGGLWGGIEADLNAQGFGS
- a CDS encoding protein kinase produces the protein MRAEPPAELTALLERLHLATAAQVRAEHARVSRLARDLPLFESVWVDALAQARLLTPFQAAEINAGRGEQLLVGPYVLYQRLTPAAAWEWYVAREVETSAVVRLAVFPVGRRDAKELLRALEKLVIATGELASDHLAPAIRCGITGETAWVACRQVEGPTAAAWLVEHGRLPPEAVLEMARQMVAELAILERAGVCHADVHAGQLTLGAGGRTVLMLPGLRAILRPEEGYAHTDLAPEAYEGLAPERVERGTPPNNASDLFACGCAWWHLLAGRSPLAGGNGLAKVKAAHAARIDDVTRIAPDTPQPLAVAIAACTQRDPQRRPDSFAALATSLGPPTRTGRGSVAACMARHAGHRVRVRTLVGATRWSDHAPVAVAALAGCLLTAAVVTWPHWGRPLVTSAKTAVTTPHVAAKSGKLQKLAHPPALAPLDVRPTTPSSATLSLASGTAHDGAVVPASATAPVANDKELLLPTDRPLRIAALDLRPGQTVRGVDGRRPLLLIPATGVSVAVEDVRFAGVDFVIDGHAGSEAGAVASPLTLQCWRTSFVQCSFQSLRGDHLATAIAWLPADAGTDLDLPTGVLRFEDCVFTNLTAAIEKRSAASLSLELKNTLCLGPGSLLRLPAWPSVEQAVTISMNHSTLREAGALVECHTASAPPLPGRLTVHATDCVLFPSKLGGVFYFAGPEAPDPLMAAISWTGQGSVLGVGAQMLAWLRSGATRAIPLADAELDVAGLVRNDAGFAGAASADPGSSRIVRWQVPLHSADPPGVREAGLALPNLRGERR